In Maridesulfovibrio sp., a single genomic region encodes these proteins:
- a CDS encoding chemotaxis protein CheW codes for MKDSISSCISQLQESIINLEHGSGNITPVLQDLGLEHVKMPSAQVIALMDMLNDGITPITPELVSTLLDITEAQKRFYFCIGGLLDKGAARIESGKTTDSAESASKSSFDLEKAEREMMAEMAAMVGETPDEADGWEKMDPVSPPKDESESSDAGETPPPAEEARQGEPEKAAAKTMGTGEVSSPAKPQPRKKDAQAISSIRVSTQQLDSLIELVGKLMVTYAVIAQTKSDNISKIYSSLSELDKVIRNLQSEVDEIRMVPLKQIFMPMHRLVKSTSQKLGKRIKFTIDGDDLALDKTIVECLNEPLVHLLRNALDHGIESADDRQMAGKDEMGSVHLAASRKGEFAYIEISDDGKGLDSEILLTKALEKGIADPEKEYTQEEIYEFILQSGFSTASAVTDISGRGVGMDAVVTAIKNTLDGKISIKSELGKGSTFTIAIPLSRSVNEGIVDALITTVGEETFIFPSREVLEVYEPSEKDFTDLPDGRETVSIRGKVHPLIRMYKIFDLPEPGPGVIPKVILVKMGEIKAAIMVDDVLRQQKAVVTGFTLPVNSIYKLPILGFGMMGEKDALVIDTETLISSQMNDSED; via the coding sequence ATGAAAGACAGTATTTCCAGCTGTATCAGCCAGCTTCAGGAATCAATCATCAACCTGGAACACGGCTCGGGAAATATTACACCTGTCCTGCAGGACCTGGGACTGGAGCATGTGAAAATGCCCTCGGCTCAGGTCATCGCCCTGATGGACATGCTGAACGACGGCATAACACCGATCACCCCGGAACTGGTCTCCACTCTGCTCGATATCACGGAAGCTCAGAAAAGATTTTATTTCTGCATCGGCGGCCTGCTGGACAAGGGCGCTGCCAGAATAGAATCCGGAAAGACGACAGACAGTGCAGAGTCCGCATCGAAATCTTCTTTCGACCTTGAAAAAGCCGAGCGGGAAATGATGGCCGAAATGGCGGCCATGGTCGGTGAAACCCCGGACGAGGCGGACGGCTGGGAAAAGATGGACCCGGTATCCCCGCCGAAGGATGAAAGCGAATCTTCCGATGCAGGCGAAACCCCGCCCCCGGCAGAAGAAGCCCGCCAGGGTGAACCCGAGAAGGCAGCCGCAAAAACAATGGGAACCGGTGAAGTTTCAAGCCCGGCAAAGCCCCAACCCCGCAAAAAGGATGCTCAGGCGATTTCCTCCATCCGGGTTTCAACCCAGCAGTTGGACTCGCTCATTGAACTGGTCGGCAAACTGATGGTCACCTATGCGGTCATAGCCCAGACCAAGTCCGATAATATTTCCAAAATTTACTCCAGTCTGTCCGAGCTGGACAAGGTTATCCGCAATCTGCAGTCCGAGGTTGACGAAATCAGGATGGTCCCGCTCAAACAGATTTTCATGCCCATGCACAGGCTGGTCAAATCTACATCGCAGAAACTGGGTAAACGTATCAAGTTCACCATAGACGGAGATGATCTGGCTCTGGACAAAACGATTGTCGAGTGTCTCAACGAGCCGCTGGTACACCTGCTGCGAAATGCCCTCGACCATGGGATTGAATCTGCGGACGACCGCCAGATGGCCGGAAAGGATGAAATGGGCAGTGTCCATCTCGCAGCTTCCCGCAAGGGAGAATTCGCATACATCGAAATCAGCGATGACGGAAAAGGACTGGATTCCGAAATACTTCTGACCAAAGCACTGGAGAAGGGAATCGCAGACCCGGAAAAGGAATACACTCAGGAAGAAATCTATGAGTTCATCCTCCAGTCCGGGTTCTCCACAGCCAGCGCCGTAACCGATATCTCTGGGAGGGGTGTAGGTATGGATGCCGTGGTAACGGCAATCAAGAATACCCTGGACGGCAAGATATCAATCAAGAGCGAACTGGGCAAAGGATCGACTTTTACCATAGCCATCCCCCTGAGCAGGTCGGTCAACGAAGGCATCGTGGATGCGCTGATCACCACAGTAGGTGAAGAGACATTCATCTTCCCCAGCCGGGAAGTGCTTGAGGTGTATGAACCATCGGAAAAGGATTTCACCGACCTTCCGGACGGCCGGGAAACAGTCTCCATTCGCGGAAAGGTTCATCCTCTCATCCGGATGTACAAGATATTCGACCTGCCCGAACCAGGTCCGGGAGTCATACCCAAGGTAATTCTCGTTAAAATGGGCGAGATAAAAGCCGCCATCATGGTTGATGATGTCCTGCGTCAGCAGAAGGCTGTCGTCACCGGATTCACCCTGCCTGTAAACAGCATCTACAAGCTGCCCATCCTCGGTTTCGGGATGATGGGCGAAAAGGACGCTCTGGTAATAGATACGGAAACGCTTATATCCAGCCAGATGAACGATTCTGAAGACTAA
- a CDS encoding histidine kinase, which produces MSEDDSLVEEFFSEVNDKYYPQVLEGIDLLDEQCIEEGIEILSRPLHTIKGVTGFMSGFEPASAFTHKVESFLKKMQSGEVDRKLPQIALAIESVNSIFMLIEQLRETGSYDKAATDDIESRLSGEGSPSSVAGPETGSPVEVESLEDSEIVTVKARRLFHQDQLQALREKMDSMDAGRPVLFDFSESVSVGSTFFELIAEYADSREIGLTGMNNQSMGIFYSWGFQKYLPVFESRESFLK; this is translated from the coding sequence ATGAGTGAAGACGATTCCCTTGTCGAAGAATTCTTTTCAGAAGTAAACGACAAATACTATCCGCAGGTGCTGGAAGGCATAGACCTTCTTGACGAGCAGTGCATTGAAGAGGGCATAGAAATACTCTCAAGACCGCTGCATACGATCAAGGGGGTAACAGGATTCATGTCCGGTTTTGAACCGGCCTCAGCCTTTACGCACAAGGTGGAGAGTTTCCTGAAAAAAATGCAGTCCGGGGAAGTTGACCGCAAACTGCCCCAGATCGCGCTGGCCATAGAGTCCGTAAACTCCATCTTCATGCTCATAGAGCAGTTGCGTGAGACAGGAAGCTATGACAAGGCGGCAACGGATGACATAGAGTCCAGACTTTCCGGAGAAGGCAGCCCGTCTTCCGTGGCAGGTCCGGAAACAGGGAGCCCGGTGGAAGTGGAATCCCTGGAAGATTCGGAAATAGTCACCGTAAAGGCCAGAAGACTTTTCCATCAGGATCAGCTGCAGGCGCTGCGCGAGAAAATGGACTCCATGGATGCTGGCAGGCCGGTTCTGTTCGATTTCAGCGAATCCGTTTCGGTCGGTTCAACTTTTTTTGAACTGATTGCCGAATATGCCGATTCCAGAGAAATAGGCCTTACCGGAATGAACAACCAGAGCATGGGCATCTTTTATTCCTGGGGTTTTCAAAAATACCTGCCTGTTTTTGAAAGCAGAGAGAGCTTCTTAAAGTAA
- a CDS encoding response regulator yields MRALIAEDEFVGRKLLSTFLAPLFQIDIVVNGEEAIEAYRLAYEEGNPYGLILMDIMMPGVDGLTALAEIRKFEKSSGTRNPAKVVMTTALNDARTVIKSFHDVEASAYIVKPVERDKLYAELEKLGLLQK; encoded by the coding sequence ATGCGCGCATTAATTGCGGAAGACGAATTCGTGGGCAGAAAACTGCTGTCCACTTTCCTGGCCCCGCTTTTCCAGATAGACATTGTCGTAAACGGCGAAGAGGCCATAGAAGCATACAGACTGGCGTACGAAGAAGGGAATCCTTACGGACTTATCCTCATGGATATAATGATGCCCGGAGTGGACGGCCTCACCGCCCTGGCGGAGATAAGAAAGTTTGAGAAATCCTCCGGGACCAGAAATCCGGCCAAAGTTGTGATGACCACGGCTCTGAATGATGCCAGGACGGTCATTAAGTCATTCCACGATGTCGAGGCCTCAGCCTACATAGTAAAGCCGGTCGAACGGGACAAACTTTACGCGGAACTTGAGAAGCTGGGTCTCCTGCAAAAATAA
- a CDS encoding RNA methyltransferase: MKSYRTPQREARVMEVLSKRQKDLTLIIDNVWDPHNVSAILRSCDAFGVYGIHLYYTESSWPELDSKASASGKKWVERKIHSDPAAMIGGLREQGYQVLRTGFSDSARPLMDFDLSKPSAVILSNEHSGTAPELAELVPDEVYIPMQGMIRSFNVSVAAAIILYHGFTQRFAAGMYDSPSFDPDEMEALAERWLAR, from the coding sequence ATGAAAAGCTACAGAACACCGCAGAGAGAAGCGAGAGTAATGGAGGTGCTGTCCAAACGGCAGAAGGACCTCACCCTGATTATAGATAATGTCTGGGACCCTCATAATGTTTCCGCCATATTGCGCAGTTGTGATGCATTCGGCGTGTATGGGATACATTTATACTACACCGAGTCCTCATGGCCGGAACTGGACAGTAAAGCTTCCGCATCCGGCAAGAAATGGGTTGAACGGAAGATTCACAGCGACCCTGCTGCCATGATCGGCGGATTGCGTGAGCAGGGATATCAGGTCTTGAGGACCGGGTTTTCGGATTCCGCCAGACCGTTGATGGATTTCGACCTGAGCAAGCCTTCGGCTGTCATCCTGAGTAACGAACACAGCGGTACGGCACCCGAGCTTGCGGAACTCGTTCCCGATGAAGTCTACATACCCATGCAGGGCATGATCCGCAGTTTCAATGTTTCCGTTGCTGCGGCCATTATCCTTTATCATGGATTCACGCAGCGTTTTGCCGCCGGGATGTATGATTCACCTTCATTCGATCCGGATGAAATGGAAGCCCTTGCGGAGCGCTGGCTAGCCCGCTAA
- a CDS encoding glycosyltransferase, with amino-acid sequence MNLQDPPSVSKAATTLNELKKIIPLWVLGTEEPGRQLGLINMLDSRSSASKELADISGKVARLLWTQNPLDMQAAAACFNHEGRSGQGTGLLKTLLSSPQHEIPQEDLDNLLLSADSKLIIRHLFPFLRGPHSLSWLAGSWDTLLRMGSPELPLSILETIEWDEGLTQLRQRLYAEYRFLYGTPEEALKEVENLDGEVWSLWKDYMRAELLLRSDAKEEGIKALHGLWTENMWNINWGLKLHALKHPIDIRGALDTSDDVVILLYSWNNGALMEKTLKNVAASNIGGARVLALNNGSNDTTAEVVANAAERFQEGRYRGIQLPINVGAPPARNWLLSEPEARKAKWAVFLDDDVELPQNWLEHLLATAEHHGNPGAVGCRITSTSEPRSLQSADYHLFPPDRTVSQIEGLEERVMVFDSCRNAFDYGQFTYTRPAVHLSGCCHMLNMEAVHRCGGFDVRFNPTQFDDLERDLRAYAAGYTHVYAGQLGIGHIQHSSLAKASSAKSMAQVFGNKIKLESKYSEKVLNSVFTRDLESLWADAEKKWSELAG; translated from the coding sequence ATGAACCTGCAAGACCCGCCCTCGGTTTCCAAAGCCGCAACTACTCTGAATGAACTGAAAAAGATCATTCCCCTCTGGGTTCTGGGCACCGAAGAGCCCGGAAGACAGCTAGGGCTGATAAACATGCTGGACAGCCGTTCGAGCGCAAGCAAAGAATTGGCCGACATATCCGGGAAAGTAGCCAGACTGCTGTGGACCCAGAATCCGCTGGACATGCAGGCTGCGGCCGCATGTTTCAATCATGAAGGCAGATCGGGACAGGGTACGGGGCTGCTCAAGACTCTTCTGTCCTCCCCTCAGCACGAAATACCGCAGGAAGATCTGGACAACCTGCTGCTCTCCGCAGATTCAAAACTGATAATAAGGCATCTTTTCCCGTTTCTGCGCGGGCCGCACAGTCTTTCATGGCTGGCAGGGTCATGGGACACTCTGCTGCGCATGGGGAGCCCGGAACTGCCCTTGAGCATTCTGGAAACAATTGAATGGGATGAGGGATTAACCCAGTTGCGGCAGCGGCTCTACGCCGAATACAGATTTTTATACGGCACTCCGGAAGAAGCTCTCAAGGAAGTAGAAAATCTTGACGGTGAAGTCTGGTCCTTATGGAAGGACTACATGCGCGCCGAACTGCTGCTGCGTTCTGATGCAAAAGAGGAAGGCATCAAGGCACTGCATGGACTGTGGACGGAAAACATGTGGAATATAAACTGGGGGCTTAAGCTGCACGCGCTGAAACATCCCATCGACATCCGGGGGGCTCTGGACACTTCCGATGATGTAGTCATCCTGCTTTACTCCTGGAACAACGGTGCCCTCATGGAAAAAACCCTAAAGAACGTGGCCGCTTCAAACATCGGAGGCGCCAGGGTGCTGGCTCTGAATAACGGATCAAACGATACCACAGCGGAAGTTGTAGCAAACGCGGCGGAACGGTTTCAGGAAGGCCGGTACCGGGGAATACAGCTGCCGATCAACGTGGGAGCTCCTCCGGCCCGCAACTGGCTTCTCAGCGAACCGGAAGCCCGCAAGGCCAAATGGGCCGTCTTTCTCGACGATGATGTGGAGTTGCCGCAGAACTGGCTGGAGCATCTGCTGGCCACGGCAGAACATCATGGAAATCCCGGAGCCGTGGGCTGCCGCATAACTTCCACCAGCGAGCCCAGATCGCTCCAGTCCGCCGACTACCACCTTTTTCCGCCGGATAGAACCGTATCCCAGATAGAAGGACTGGAAGAAAGGGTCATGGTCTTCGACAGCTGCCGCAATGCATTCGATTACGGGCAGTTCACCTACACCCGTCCGGCTGTGCACCTCTCCGGCTGCTGCCACATGCTCAACATGGAAGCTGTTCACCGGTGCGGCGGCTTCGATGTCCGTTTCAACCCGACCCAGTTCGATGACCTTGAACGCGACCTGCGGGCCTACGCGGCAGGATACACACACGTCTACGCAGGCCAGCTTGGAATAGGCCACATCCAGCATTCAAGTCTTGCCAAGGCCTCCAGCGCAAAATCCATGGCTCAGGTTTTCGGCAATAAAATCAAGCTGGAAAGCAAGTATTCGGAAAAAGTACTCAATTCCGTTTTCACGCGGGACCTGGAGTCACTCTGGGCCGACGCTGAAAAGAAATGGAGCGAATTAGCGGGCTAG
- a CDS encoding L-threonylcarbamoyladenylate synthase produces MTEQEAIEIIKTGGVLIYPTETLFAVGADACDERAANRVSRIKGRPVSKPLPLIIGSMEQLDLVTDFASAELLKLASQFWPGSLSILVKARSELPSVVKDSRGYTSVRWTDHPLAGKLCVKARTPLIATSANMSGKPAVARAEDLDEDLVMAVEGVYDGTPGPRGGAPSTVVEPLKGGVVKIYRDGVIPRSTLVRAGFSIAD; encoded by the coding sequence ATGACCGAACAGGAAGCAATAGAGATAATAAAAACCGGCGGGGTTCTGATTTATCCCACCGAAACCCTTTTTGCCGTGGGCGCAGACGCCTGTGACGAAAGGGCTGCCAATCGTGTTTCGCGCATAAAGGGCAGACCTGTCTCCAAGCCTCTTCCGCTCATTATCGGCAGTATGGAACAGCTTGATCTGGTGACGGATTTTGCTTCGGCAGAACTGCTCAAGCTGGCCAGTCAGTTCTGGCCGGGATCTCTGTCGATTCTTGTAAAGGCCCGTTCGGAACTTCCTTCCGTGGTCAAGGATTCGCGCGGCTATACATCCGTCCGTTGGACGGACCATCCTCTGGCCGGTAAATTATGCGTAAAAGCGCGTACTCCGCTTATAGCCACCAGTGCAAATATGAGCGGTAAACCGGCCGTTGCCAGGGCCGAAGATCTGGACGAAGATCTGGTAATGGCTGTCGAGGGAGTCTATGACGGAACTCCCGGTCCCAGGGGCGGGGCTCCGTCCACAGTCGTCGAACCGCTCAAAGGTGGAGTTGTGAAGATTTACCGGGACGGAGTCATTCCCCGTTCAACACTGGTCAGAGCAGGATTTTCCATAGCCGATTAA
- a CDS encoding NUDIX hydrolase, which translates to MLGSKPCPHCGKDVVIYRNPVPTVDIIIFDPQRGVVLIERNNPPLGWALPGGFVDYGESLEHAAVREAREETGLEVSLTGLVGVYSMPWRDDRQHTISITYSAVASDPGALAAGDDAGNARFFQLDALPDLVFDHRDILGDFSSKILRLQTSSTVCSTD; encoded by the coding sequence ATGCTAGGTTCAAAACCGTGTCCGCATTGCGGGAAAGATGTGGTCATATATCGCAATCCGGTTCCCACTGTAGACATAATAATTTTTGATCCGCAACGCGGTGTGGTGCTTATAGAGCGTAATAATCCGCCTCTTGGATGGGCATTGCCCGGAGGGTTTGTTGACTATGGGGAGAGCCTGGAACATGCTGCCGTGCGTGAAGCCAGGGAGGAAACAGGGCTTGAAGTCTCCCTGACCGGTCTTGTAGGTGTTTATTCCATGCCGTGGCGGGACGACCGCCAGCATACCATAAGCATAACATACAGTGCCGTTGCCAGTGATCCGGGAGCGCTGGCAGCCGGGGACGATGCTGGTAACGCCCGTTTTTTTCAGTTGGACGCTCTACCGGATCTGGTCTTTGATCACAGGGATATACTTGGTGATTTCTCTTCGAAAATCTTGAGGTTGCAAACTTCTTCTACCGTCTGCAGCACAGACTAA
- the glgA gene encoding glycogen synthase GlgA: MYEVLYVTSEMYPFSKTGGLGDVMGALPPAISRNGVRTAVVTPFYGRMNLDGHKLRLVYSDLHIGYPWPSTTAEIYQTDYEGISVYFVGRGEYFDRRHYYNTHNGDYFDNCERFIFFCKAVLKLARMLPSPPAIIHSHDWQSALVPPYLYFERAGDSFWTHTKTVTTIHNLAFQGRFSERLFHESGLPPEAWSMHGAEFYGDLNMLKASVAYSDAVTTVSPSYAQEILGPEFGCGLEGFLNSQAHKLEGILNGADYSVWDPGSDKFLPCCYGPDAVQGKQECKISMLREFSMSEQLEDKPVLGFIGRLRDQKGIDLLIDILPGLMEKDLGVIVLGEGNLAYEARLQELMENYPGRLCVLVGYTENLAHLIQAGTDIFLMPSRYEPCGLTQIYALRFGTPPVATAVGGLRDTITPYPADGATGFTFARPESGLFYDAIMQALGAWENREEWVRMVERAMRKEFTWDRAAHEYINLYRKLGARI; this comes from the coding sequence GTGTACGAGGTTTTATATGTAACATCGGAGATGTATCCTTTTTCCAAAACCGGGGGGCTCGGCGACGTTATGGGGGCGCTGCCGCCTGCAATCAGCCGCAATGGAGTTCGGACTGCGGTGGTGACCCCGTTCTACGGGCGTATGAATCTGGACGGACACAAACTCCGCCTGGTTTATTCTGATCTGCATATCGGTTACCCATGGCCTTCCACAACGGCTGAAATCTACCAGACAGATTACGAAGGTATTTCGGTATATTTTGTCGGTCGCGGTGAATACTTTGATCGGCGTCATTACTACAACACCCATAACGGGGACTACTTCGACAATTGCGAAAGGTTCATCTTTTTCTGCAAAGCAGTCCTGAAGCTGGCGCGGATGCTGCCTTCGCCCCCGGCAATAATCCATTCCCACGACTGGCAGTCTGCTCTGGTGCCGCCATACCTGTATTTTGAGCGTGCCGGAGATTCCTTCTGGACCCATACAAAAACAGTTACCACAATTCATAATCTGGCTTTTCAGGGACGGTTTTCCGAAAGGCTTTTTCACGAATCCGGGCTGCCCCCCGAAGCATGGTCCATGCATGGTGCGGAGTTTTACGGAGACCTGAACATGCTTAAGGCCAGCGTCGCTTATAGCGACGCTGTGACTACGGTCAGCCCCTCTTATGCGCAGGAAATTCTCGGACCTGAATTCGGCTGCGGTCTGGAAGGTTTTTTGAACAGCCAGGCGCACAAGCTGGAGGGAATTTTAAACGGAGCGGATTATTCGGTGTGGGACCCCGGCAGCGACAAGTTTCTGCCGTGCTGCTACGGACCGGACGCCGTACAGGGAAAGCAGGAGTGCAAGATTTCCATGCTCAGGGAATTCTCCATGTCGGAGCAGCTTGAAGATAAGCCCGTGCTCGGGTTTATCGGACGGTTGCGTGACCAGAAGGGGATTGATCTGCTCATTGACATCCTGCCCGGGCTGATGGAGAAGGACCTGGGAGTGATCGTACTCGGCGAAGGTAATCTTGCCTATGAAGCCCGGCTGCAGGAACTGATGGAGAATTATCCCGGACGGCTGTGCGTTCTGGTCGGATATACTGAAAATCTGGCGCATCTCATTCAGGCCGGAACGGATATTTTCCTTATGCCTTCCCGATATGAACCATGCGGTCTGACCCAGATATACGCGTTGCGTTTCGGTACACCGCCGGTCGCTACCGCAGTCGGCGGCCTGCGCGATACCATTACTCCCTATCCCGCTGACGGTGCTACCGGATTCACCTTTGCCCGTCCCGAATCCGGGCTTTTCTACGATGCCATTATGCAGGCCCTCGGTGCCTGGGAAAACCGGGAGGAGTGGGTCCGTATGGTTGAGCGGGCCATGCGCAAAGAATTCACCTGGGACCGCGCGGCGCACGAATACATAAACCTGTACCGCAAACTCGGTGCAAGAATTTAG
- the glgB gene encoding 1,4-alpha-glucan branching protein GlgB, with translation MPETLPVYIAPFDLFLFGKGEHWDIYRILGAHFDVQEGMEGYRFAVWAPNARNIYVTGDFNDWDTKANRLFPVGVSGIWAGFVPGVRPGLLYKYNVVTGDGHEVMKTDPFAFRTEMRPGHAAVTWGLDNYNWDDEEWMTRRRATGLPLDKPVSCYEVHLGSWRREGWNYRSYRQLTGELIPYVKDMGFTHIELMPIAEHPLDESWGYQTTHYYSPTSRHGNPDDLRYFIDRCHREGIGVILDWVPGHFPKDEWGLGRFDGTALFEHADPRKGEHPDWGTYIFNFGRHEVSNFLLANALYWLKEFHIDGLRIDAVASMLYLDYSRNEGEWIPNEHGGNENLESIELLKNLNTVVHKQFPGAIMVAEESTSWPGVSRPVYTGGLGFTFKWNMGWMNDTLDYMEHSPVHRSYHQNKLTFSMIYAFSENFFLPLSHDEVVHGKGALLSKMPGDTWQQMANLRLLFSYQWAHPGKNLLFMGCEFGQWNEWNCRQELDWILLDFPSHQGLRNTVKDLNRLMLDNPAMYRHDTDWSGFEWVDFSDYKSSVMSFLRKSDGDKPVLWVFNFTPVVRTGYCLGAPEGGYWKEIFNSDAEIYGGSNVGNVGMVEARKAGDVGAFPYYLELTLPPLAAIALKPEG, from the coding sequence ATGCCTGAGACTCTGCCAGTTTACATAGCTCCGTTTGATCTGTTCCTGTTCGGTAAAGGAGAGCACTGGGATATCTATCGTATTCTCGGTGCCCATTTCGATGTGCAGGAAGGGATGGAGGGCTACCGTTTTGCCGTATGGGCTCCCAATGCCCGAAATATATACGTCACCGGAGATTTCAACGACTGGGATACGAAAGCCAACCGTCTTTTTCCGGTCGGGGTTTCCGGTATCTGGGCCGGTTTTGTTCCCGGTGTCCGCCCCGGTCTGCTTTACAAATACAATGTGGTAACCGGCGATGGCCATGAAGTAATGAAAACGGACCCCTTTGCATTTCGTACGGAAATGCGTCCGGGGCATGCCGCCGTGACCTGGGGGCTGGACAACTACAACTGGGATGACGAAGAGTGGATGACAAGGCGGCGCGCAACAGGTCTTCCTCTGGACAAGCCGGTGTCGTGTTACGAAGTGCATCTCGGTTCATGGCGGCGTGAGGGCTGGAACTACCGTTCCTATCGCCAACTTACCGGAGAACTGATTCCCTACGTCAAGGATATGGGCTTTACCCATATAGAACTCATGCCCATTGCCGAGCATCCTCTTGACGAATCATGGGGATATCAGACCACCCATTACTATTCTCCCACTTCCCGCCACGGCAACCCGGACGACCTGCGGTATTTCATCGACCGGTGCCACAGGGAAGGGATAGGCGTTATACTGGACTGGGTTCCGGGCCATTTTCCCAAGGACGAGTGGGGACTGGGGCGGTTTGACGGAACGGCCCTGTTCGAGCATGCCGATCCGCGCAAGGGAGAACATCCCGACTGGGGTACCTATATTTTCAACTTCGGGCGGCATGAGGTCAGCAATTTTCTGCTTGCCAACGCATTGTACTGGCTCAAGGAATTCCACATCGACGGATTGCGTATAGACGCCGTGGCCTCAATGCTCTATCTGGATTATTCCCGGAACGAGGGTGAGTGGATTCCAAACGAGCATGGCGGCAACGAGAATCTGGAATCCATCGAACTGCTCAAGAATCTCAACACCGTGGTACACAAGCAGTTTCCCGGAGCCATAATGGTAGCTGAGGAATCAACTTCCTGGCCGGGAGTGTCGCGGCCCGTCTACACCGGCGGACTAGGCTTCACCTTCAAGTGGAACATGGGCTGGATGAACGATACGCTTGATTACATGGAGCACAGCCCCGTTCACCGCTCCTATCATCAGAACAAGCTTACGTTCTCCATGATCTATGCCTTCAGCGAGAACTTTTTTCTGCCTCTCTCCCACGATGAGGTAGTGCACGGCAAAGGCGCGCTTCTTTCCAAGATGCCCGGAGACACCTGGCAGCAGATGGCCAACCTGCGCCTTCTTTTCAGCTATCAGTGGGCCCATCCGGGTAAGAATCTGCTTTTCATGGGCTGCGAGTTCGGGCAGTGGAACGAGTGGAATTGCCGGCAGGAACTTGATTGGATACTGCTGGATTTCCCCTCCCATCAGGGTCTGCGCAATACCGTGAAAGACCTTAACCGGCTGATGCTGGATAATCCGGCCATGTACAGGCATGATACGGACTGGTCCGGGTTTGAATGGGTTGATTTCAGCGATTACAAGTCCTCGGTCATGAGTTTTCTGCGTAAGAGTGACGGCGATAAACCTGTGCTCTGGGTTTTCAATTTCACGCCGGTTGTTCGGACAGGATACTGCCTCGGCGCTCCCGAAGGCGGCTACTGGAAAGAAATATTCAACTCGGATGCAGAAATATACGGCGGTTCCAATGTCGGGAACGTAGGGATGGTCGAAGCACGCAAAGCCGGAGACGTGGGTGCATTTCCGTATTATCTGGAGCTTACCCTGCCGCCTCTGGCAGCCATTGCCCTGAAGCCGGAAGGTTGA
- the pdxA gene encoding 4-hydroxythreonine-4-phosphate dehydrogenase PdxA, producing the protein MKKEICVTLGDPNGLGPELVCRLFPDRRTDRAYLMLGPENGLLWHMEKLGLEKFYTVLDNPAEIAGAEPGYYLYCPAVLNDFELKVGMADPEGGRCAGESLETAMELLNSGTVAGLVTCPLNKAMLQLAGFDFPGHTEFLATRSGVGRENVCMHLGGPKLKVSLVTTHPRFVDIPGLITQERILRCIELTDGLIKSLGLDGPIAVCGLNPHAGESGRIGTEEIEVIEPAIREAVKRGFNVEGPFPGDTVFYFAAEGNYSAVLAMYHDQGLAPLKLLHFSEAVNITLGLPFPRTSPDHGTGYDITGTGRASLESFEAAMEAAELMVDA; encoded by the coding sequence ATGAAGAAAGAAATATGCGTTACTCTTGGTGATCCTAACGGGCTTGGCCCGGAGCTTGTGTGCAGGTTGTTTCCTGACCGCAGGACGGACCGGGCATACCTGATGCTTGGTCCGGAAAACGGTCTGCTCTGGCATATGGAGAAGCTCGGGTTGGAAAAATTTTATACAGTTCTGGACAATCCTGCGGAAATCGCCGGGGCCGAGCCGGGATACTACCTGTATTGTCCAGCGGTGTTGAATGATTTCGAACTGAAGGTTGGTATGGCCGATCCGGAAGGCGGGCGCTGTGCCGGAGAATCTCTTGAGACGGCCATGGAACTGCTCAACAGCGGGACTGTTGCAGGGCTTGTCACCTGTCCGCTCAACAAAGCCATGCTTCAGCTTGCCGGGTTCGATTTTCCGGGACATACGGAATTTCTGGCCACAAGGTCCGGTGTCGGCAGGGAGAATGTCTGCATGCATCTTGGCGGTCCGAAACTTAAGGTCAGTCTTGTTACAACTCATCCACGGTTTGTGGATATTCCGGGGCTTATCACTCAGGAAAGAATTCTTCGCTGCATTGAACTGACCGACGGGCTGATCAAATCACTGGGGCTGGACGGGCCGATTGCAGTATGCGGGCTGAATCCTCATGCCGGGGAGTCCGGCAGGATAGGTACGGAGGAAATCGAGGTAATAGAACCTGCAATACGTGAGGCCGTGAAGCGCGGTTTCAATGTGGAAGGGCCATTCCCCGGTGATACGGTTTTCTATTTTGCCGCAGAAGGCAACTACAGTGCCGTGCTGGCCATGTATCATGATCAGGGCCTTGCTCCGCTGAAGCTGCTGCATTTCAGCGAGGCGGTAAATATCACTCTGGGCCTTCCTTTTCCGCGGACATCGCCGGACCATGGCACCGGTTATGATATTACCGGTACCGGCAGGGCTTCTCTGGAAAGTTTCGAAGCCGCTATGGAGGCAGCTGAACTGATGGTGGACGCCTGA